The Echeneis naucrates chromosome 10, fEcheNa1.1, whole genome shotgun sequence genome has a window encoding:
- the ube2ka gene encoding ubiquitin-conjugating enzyme E2Ka isoform X2: protein MANIAVQRIKREFKEVLKSEETSKNQIKVDLVDENFTELRGEIAGPPDTPYEGGRYQLEIKIPETYPFNPPKVRFITKIWHPNISSVTGAICLDILKDQWAAAMTLRTVLLSLQALLAAAEPDDPQDAVVANQNAVIVALSSKSWDVETATELLLSN, encoded by the exons ATGGCCAACATCGCAGTTCAGAGGATAAAACGGGAATTCAAGGAGGTCCTCAAAAGTGAAGAG ACGAGCAAAAACCAGATTAAGGTGGATCTGGTGGATGAAAACTTCACAGAACTTAGAGGAGAGATAGCAGGGCCACCTGACACACCATATGAAG GGGGTAGATATCAACTAGAAATTAAAATTCCAGAGACGTATCCATTCAATCCACCCAAG GTGCGGTTTATCACAAAGATCTGGCATCCCAACATCAGCTCAGTCACAGGTGCAATATGTCTGGACATTCTCAAAGATCAGTG GGCAGCCGCTATGACTCTTAGGACGGTCCTCTTGTCATTACAAGCCTTATTGGCAGCCGCAGAACCAGATGACCCACAGGATGCAGTGGTAGCCAATCAG AATGCAGTAATAGTGGCGTTGTCATCCAAATCCTGGGATGTGGAGACGGCGACAGAGCTACTGCTCAGTAACTGA
- the klb gene encoding beta-klotho, whose translation MWNHLSPPTQQCLFIWFLFLVCAWDKAACSFGEGRKIWQEPKPDPIINGQSFLHDTFPSGFLWSSGTSAFQTEGAWDQEGKGPSIWDHFIHSSVNANSSARTANVASDSYTRWEEDVEALELLGVRSYSFSLSWPRLFPDGHAGSQPNAAAVDHYSRLIERLLQSKIEPIVTIHHWDLPQVLQENYGGWKNHTLVGLFEEYAAFCFRTFGGRVRYWLTMHNPYLVAVHGYGTGLHAPGERGGPSGSLIVAHNLIRAHAKAWHTYNTHFRPTQKGKVSIALGTHWVEPRRGQATADNIELCQKSIEAVLGWFAHPIFSDGDYPVSLKTKHGATMPIFTPEEKLWVQKTADFFSLSFGPNNLRLGQNLIQYGQTVTPDLRRVLSWIKLEYGNPRVLVAEGGWFSEASVGREDTVAIYLMKSFINQVLQAIKFDGVQVFGYSAWSLVDAFEWNYGYAVRRGLFYIDFSQQNRTRAPKTSAQYYQRIIADNGFLSDETFGEVKGRFPCDFHWGVADSTLQFTDPRVYSWNLTGDGSLRPVPGVKLHTRPAQCTDYLAIHGHLHLLESTGASHYRFALNWSLILPQGDLSHVNTEALRYYHCVLTELKKQNLETVVILYYPTHRAPNLGLPGPLQDSGGWLNNSTVEAFQEYAALCYQQLAYLVQYWITINEPNRLIDVYSNAKEKHEAAHNLLLAHAKAWRLYEREHYSQHGARISLALHADWAEPANPFLDSHTAAAQRFLLFEIGRFLDPLLGTKYEEKHNNGGYPQEIKAYLDERARMMGLPGSALPTFSEIEKKELRGALSFIALNHFTTRLVSPYLHRQAMFQDKQPPDHDCMILSDPTWPTSSLGQALVPWGLRKILNWVSDRYGGALPIFITASGVDDQAAAEDKLRQYYLRTYLQEGLKARQLDGVNLQGFYLWKLQDRHVPQFGVFMSRQHQSKAKASITVYREIIANRGFPGDDSMQTCSLTELHQPCSVCSWMFKNKAMVVFGGCLLITGLMFAALVIFVIITKRNQTRARATMPPSVAL comes from the exons ATGTGGAACCATCTTTCTCCTCCCACACAGCAGTGTCTCTTCATCTGGttcctttttttggtgtgtgcCTGGGACAAAGCAGCCTGTTCTTTTGGAGAGGGCAGGAAGATTTGGCAGGAGCCCAAGCCCGACCCCATCATCAATGGACAGTCTTTCCTTCATGACACATTCCCCTCGGGATTCCTCTGGAGCTCAGGGACATCTGCCTTCCAGACAGAAGGAGCGTGGGACCAGGAGGGTAAAGGACCCTCCATCTGGGACCATTTCATCCACTCCTCTGTAAATGCTAATTCATCAGCCAGGACTGCCAATGTGGCAAGTGACAGCTACACTCGCTGGGAAGAAGACGTTGAGGCACTTGAGCTGCTGGGTGTGAGATCAtactccttctctctctcctggccCAGACTCTTTCCTGATGGACATGCCGGGTCTCAGCCCAATGCAGCTGCTGTGGACCATTACAGCCGTCTCATAGAGCGGCTTCTGCAAAGCAAGATCGAGCCCATCGTTACTATCCATCACTGGGATCTGCCACAGGTCCTGCAGGAGAATTATGGAGGCTGGAAAAATCACACACTGGTGGGACTGTTTGAGGAGTATGCTGCCTTTTGTTTCCGCACATTTGGGGGTCGTGTTAGATACTGGCTCACGATGCACAACCCATACCTGGTGGCTGTACATGGTTATGGGACAGGTCTGCATGCTCCTGGGGAGAGAGGAGGTCCTTCTGGCTCTCTAATTGTGGCTCACAACCTGATCCGG GCACACGCCAAAGCATGGCACACCTACAACACCCATTTTCGACCAACTCAAAAGGGTAAAGTATCCATTGCTCTGGGAACCCACTGGGTTGAGCCACGAAGAGGCCAAGCCACAGCTGACAACATTGAACTTTGCCAGAAATCGATAGAGGCGGTGCTTGGCTGGTTTGCTCACCCCATCTTCAGCGATGGGGACTATCCAGTGTCTTTAAAAACCAAGCATGGAGCCACCATGCCCATATTCACCCCCGAGGAGAAACTTTGGGTGCAGAAAACAGccgattttttttctctttccttcgGTCCTAACAATCTCCGTTTGGGCCAAAACCTGATCCAGTATGGGCAAACCGTTACCCCAGATCTAAGGCGGGTATTGAGTTGGATTAAGCTGGAGTATGGGAACCCAAGGGTGCTGGTGGCAGAGGGAGGGTGGTTCTCTGAAGCGAGTGTGGGAAGAGAGGACACAGTGGCCATCTATCTGATGAAGAGTTTTATTAACCAGGTCCTGCAGG ctaTTAAGTTTGATGGTGTGCAGGTGTTTGGCTACTCCGCCTGGTCATTGGTGGACGCATTTGAGTGGAATTATGGCTACGCTGTTAGGCGAGGCCTTTTCTACATTGACTTCAGCCAACAGAACCGTACTAGGGCCCCCAAGACGTCCGCTCAGTACTACCAGCGTATTATCGCTGACAATGGTTTCCTCAGCGATGAAACCTTtggagaggtcaaaggtcgatTCCCTTGTGACTTTCACTGGGGTGTTGCTGACTCCACCTTGCAG TTTACTGACCCCCGTGTCTACAGCTGGAACCTAACAGGAGACGGATCTTTACGTCCGGTTCCCGGGGTGAAGCTCCACACGAGACCAGCCCAGTGCACTGACTATTTGGCCATTCATGGTCATCTTCACCTGTTAGAATCTACTGGGGCATCTCACTACCGCTTTGCTCTAAACTGGTCATTAATTTTACCCCAAGGAGACCTATCCCATGTAAACACTGAGGCTCTGAG GTACTACCACTGTGTCCTGACTGAACTCAAGAAGCAGAACCTGGAGACTGTCGTAATTCTTTACTACCCAACACACAGAGCACCAAATCTGGGCTTGCCTGGGCCATTGCAGGACTCTGGGGGTTGGCTCAACAACAGCACGGTTGAAGCTTTTCAGGAATATGCAGCACTCTGCTATCAGCAGCTGGCGTATTTGGTGCAGTACTGGATCACCATCAACGAACCAAACAGACTCATAGATGTTTATTCTAATGCAAAAGAGAAGCATGAAGCAGCTCATAATCTCCTTCTAGCTCATGCAAAAGCCTGGAGGTTATATGAGAGAGAACATTATAGTCAACATGGAGCCCGGATATCGCTAGCACTGCATGCTGATTGGGCTGAACCTGCCAACCCCTTCCTGGACTCACATACGGCAGCAGCTCAGAGATTCCTGTTGTTTGAAATTGGTCGCTTCTTAGACCCCTTGCTGGGAACTAAATATGAGGAAAAGCATAACAACGGGGGCTAcccacaggaaataaaagcatACCTGGATGAAAGAGCTCGAATGATGGGCCTCCCTGGTTCTGCTCTGCCTACTTTTTCTGAGATAGAGAAGAAGGAGCTGAGAGGGGCTTTGAGTTTTATTGCACTCAACCATTTTACCACCCGTTTGGTGTCTCCATACCTCCACAGACAGGCTATGTTCCAGGACAAACAACCCCCTGATCATGACTGTATGATCCTTTCTGATCCAACCTGGCCCACATCCAGTCTGGGACAGGCTCTTGTACCATGGGGACTGAGAAAGATCCTGAACTGGGTAAGCGATAGATACGGAGGGGCACTACCTATCTTCATCACAGCCAGTGGGGTTGATGatcaggctgctgctgaggacAAACTAAGACAATACTACCTCAGGACATACCTGCAAGAGGGTCTCAAAG CTCGCCAATTAGACGGGGTCAACCTGCAAGGCTTTTACTTGTGGAAACTGCAAGATCGACATGTCCCCCAGTTTGGGGTTTTCATGTCGAGGCAACACCAGTCCAAAGCCAAGGCCTCCATTACTGTGTACAGAGAAATCATTGCTAACAGAGGTTTCCCAGGGGATGACAGCATGCAGACCTGCTCACTCACCGAGCTGCACCAGCCTTGCTCTGTGTGCTCATGGATGTTCAAGAACAAAGCAATGGTGGTTTTTGGTGGCTGCCTCCTGATAACAGGCCTTATGTTTGCCGCACTTGTCATCTTTGTTATCATCACCAAGAGAAACCAAACAAGAGCCAGAG CAACGATGCCGCCTAGTGTCGCACTGTGA
- the LOC115050132 gene encoding neuronal acetylcholine receptor subunit alpha-9-II translates to MCKMIPIICLVMLLPEVVHSAQGHFAHKLLNDLMENYSSALRPVEDTDRALNVTLQITLSQIKDMDERNQVLIAYLWIRQTWHDAYLKWNKEDYDGLEVIHIPSSLVWRPDLVLYNKADDDFSGPMDTNVRLRYNGEITWDAPAITKSSCVVDVSYFPFDSQECNLTFGSWTYNGNQVDIIMGMDSGDLSDFVENVEWECHGMPATKNVIMYGCCSDPYPDITYTVLLQRRSSFYIFNLLLPCFLISFLAPLGFYLPADSGEKVSLGVTVLLALTVFQLMVAESMPPSESVPLIGKYYIATMTMVTASTALTIFIMNIHFCGAEAKPVPHWAKVLIIDYMSKIFFVYEVGENCASASSSSSSSSSSFPTQDEIRHPHLSSHIHANGKPGSHSSREERQNHKVPRPQTAKPQQHPRVKVQHHILREERNHLSGFAPGKYEGSNGKISTSNCCKEDQKVPCCPEDKKPPPQGPIVTFGPCVFCSHGSGVPGVDTKLVRNVEYIANCFREQRATCAKGAEWKKIAKVMDRFFMWIFFIMVFLMSILIIGNKP, encoded by the exons atgtgtaagATGATCCCAATAATCTGTCTGGTGATGCTGCTTCCTGAGG TGGTTCACTCAGCTCAGGGTCACTTTGCCCACAAACTTCTGAATGACTTGATGGAGAATTATTCCAGTGCCCTGCGGCCTGTGGAGGACACGGACAGAGCCCTGAACGTCACGTTACAGATCACGCTGTCTCAGATCAAAGACATG gaTGAGAGGAACCAGGTGCTGATTGCCTACCTGTGGATTAGGCAGACGTGGCATGATGCCTACCTGAAGTGGAACAAAGAGGACTATGATGGACTGGAAGTCATTCACATCCCCAGCAGCCTGGTGTGGAGGCCAGACCTTGTCCTTTATAACAA agctGATGATGACTTCTCCGGGCCAATGGACACCAACGTGAGGTTGCGCTACAATGGTGAAATAACCTGGGATGCTCCTGCCATCACTAAAAGCTCTTGTGTGGTGGATGTTTCCTACTTTCCCTTTGATAGCCAGGAATGTAACTTGACGTTTGGTTCCTGGACCTACAATGGTAACCAG GTAGACATCATAATGGGCATGGACAGCGGTGACCTGTCAGACTTTGTGGAAAATGTGGAATGGGAGTGCCACGGGATGCCGGCCACCAAGAATGTCATCATGTATGGGTGTTGCTCAGATCCATATCCAGACATCACGTACACCGTGCTCCTGCAGCGCCGCTCCTCTTTTTACATCTtcaacctcctcctcccctgttTCCTCATCTCCTTTTTGGCTCCCCTGGGTTTCTACCTGCCTGCTGACTCTGGAGAGAAGGTTTCCCTCGGAGTGACCGTCCTTCTGGCTCTTACTGTGTTTCAACTTATGGTGGCTGAGAGCATGCCACCATCTGAGAGTGTGCCACTTATAG GGAAGTACTATATTGCCACAATGACCATGGTCACAGCCTCCACAGCTCTCACCATCTTCATTATGAACATTCACTTCTGTGGTGCAGAGGCCAAACCAGTCCCCCACTGGGCAAAAGTCCTCATCATAGACTACATGTccaagattttctttgtttatgagGTCGGTGAGAACTGtgcctctgcctcttcctcttcttcttcctcctcatcttctttccCCACCCAGGATGAAATCCGTCACCCACATCTCAGCTCCCACATTCATGCAAATGGAAAACCAGGGAGCCACAGTAGCAGAGAGGAACGGCAGAATCACAAAGTCCCCAGACCCCAAACAGCGAAACCTCAACAACATCCCAGAGTGAAAGTCCAGCACCATATTCTTAGAGAGGAGAGGAATCACCTCTCTGGCTTTGCACCTGGAAAGTATGAAGGCTCTAATGGTAAAATCTCAACAAGTAACTGCTGTAAAGAAGACCAAAAGGTCCCTTGCTGCCCTGAGGACAAAAAGCCTCCACCTCAAGGCCCCATTGTAACCTTTGGCCCTTGTGTGTTCTGTAGCCATGGCAGTGGTGTCCCTGGTGTGGACACCAAGCTGGTGCGCAATGTTGAATATATCGCCAACTgtttcagagagcagagagccaCTTGCGCCAAGGGGGCAGAATGGAAGAAGATTGCTAAGGTGATGGACAGATTCTTCATGTGGATCTTCTTCATCATGGTTTTCCTCATGAGCATCCTCATCATTGGCAACAAACCGTGA
- the ube2ka gene encoding ubiquitin-conjugating enzyme E2Ka isoform X4: MANIAVQRIKREFKEVLKSEETSKNQIKVDLVDENFTELRGEIAGPPDTPYEGGRYQLEIKIPETYPFNPPKYKQNPEMFKQTARLWSHVYAGAPVSSPEYTRKIDKLCAMGFEKNAVIVALSSKSWDVETATELLLSN, from the exons ATGGCCAACATCGCAGTTCAGAGGATAAAACGGGAATTCAAGGAGGTCCTCAAAAGTGAAGAG ACGAGCAAAAACCAGATTAAGGTGGATCTGGTGGATGAAAACTTCACAGAACTTAGAGGAGAGATAGCAGGGCCACCTGACACACCATATGAAG GGGGTAGATATCAACTAGAAATTAAAATTCCAGAGACGTATCCATTCAATCCACCCAAG TACAAGCAGAACCCAGAGATGTTCAAACAGACAGCGAGGCTGTGGTCTCATGTCTATGCAGGAGCTCCTGTCTCCAGTCCGGAGTACACACGAAAAATAGATAAACTCTGTGCCATGGGCTTTGAAAAA AATGCAGTAATAGTGGCGTTGTCATCCAAATCCTGGGATGTGGAGACGGCGACAGAGCTACTGCTCAGTAACTGA
- the ube2ka gene encoding ubiquitin-conjugating enzyme E2Ka isoform X3 encodes MANIAVQRIKREFKEVLKSEEVRFITKIWHPNISSVTGAICLDILKDQWAAAMTLRTVLLSLQALLAAAEPDDPQDAVVANQYKQNPEMFKQTARLWSHVYAGAPVSSPEYTRKIDKLCAMGFEKNAVIVALSSKSWDVETATELLLSN; translated from the exons ATGGCCAACATCGCAGTTCAGAGGATAAAACGGGAATTCAAGGAGGTCCTCAAAAGTGAAGAG GTGCGGTTTATCACAAAGATCTGGCATCCCAACATCAGCTCAGTCACAGGTGCAATATGTCTGGACATTCTCAAAGATCAGTG GGCAGCCGCTATGACTCTTAGGACGGTCCTCTTGTCATTACAAGCCTTATTGGCAGCCGCAGAACCAGATGACCCACAGGATGCAGTGGTAGCCAATCAG TACAAGCAGAACCCAGAGATGTTCAAACAGACAGCGAGGCTGTGGTCTCATGTCTATGCAGGAGCTCCTGTCTCCAGTCCGGAGTACACACGAAAAATAGATAAACTCTGTGCCATGGGCTTTGAAAAA AATGCAGTAATAGTGGCGTTGTCATCCAAATCCTGGGATGTGGAGACGGCGACAGAGCTACTGCTCAGTAACTGA
- the ube2ka gene encoding ubiquitin-conjugating enzyme E2Ka isoform X1: MANIAVQRIKREFKEVLKSEETSKNQIKVDLVDENFTELRGEIAGPPDTPYEGGRYQLEIKIPETYPFNPPKVRFITKIWHPNISSVTGAICLDILKDQWAAAMTLRTVLLSLQALLAAAEPDDPQDAVVANQYKQNPEMFKQTARLWSHVYAGAPVSSPEYTRKIDKLCAMGFEKNAVIVALSSKSWDVETATELLLSN; this comes from the exons ATGGCCAACATCGCAGTTCAGAGGATAAAACGGGAATTCAAGGAGGTCCTCAAAAGTGAAGAG ACGAGCAAAAACCAGATTAAGGTGGATCTGGTGGATGAAAACTTCACAGAACTTAGAGGAGAGATAGCAGGGCCACCTGACACACCATATGAAG GGGGTAGATATCAACTAGAAATTAAAATTCCAGAGACGTATCCATTCAATCCACCCAAG GTGCGGTTTATCACAAAGATCTGGCATCCCAACATCAGCTCAGTCACAGGTGCAATATGTCTGGACATTCTCAAAGATCAGTG GGCAGCCGCTATGACTCTTAGGACGGTCCTCTTGTCATTACAAGCCTTATTGGCAGCCGCAGAACCAGATGACCCACAGGATGCAGTGGTAGCCAATCAG TACAAGCAGAACCCAGAGATGTTCAAACAGACAGCGAGGCTGTGGTCTCATGTCTATGCAGGAGCTCCTGTCTCCAGTCCGGAGTACACACGAAAAATAGATAAACTCTGTGCCATGGGCTTTGAAAAA AATGCAGTAATAGTGGCGTTGTCATCCAAATCCTGGGATGTGGAGACGGCGACAGAGCTACTGCTCAGTAACTGA
- the tlr1 gene encoding toll-like receptor 1 yields MRLMKAALWAAVTMVGFLQGASSTDSVVDYSSKNLSSVPRDLPPTVEFLDLSNNHIKKLHKGDFEKTTLLKFLNVSWNTLEEIDPETFLNTPLLQDLDLSHNLLKNLSGQHYLLHTGNLLLLNLACNMFPTMTLGSSFCTLGKLKRLAVGAKNISMGDFKNIAGLKLNILTLWMEDEPVYEAGSLKDVQAQRLQLTFTHNQIVGHSVVEDALSLFDQVELMNLTSGYWKLTKQLTERIEIHTSRFYLTNISIPWQDLTQFVNVILQTSLTHLGASDVTLTNLPFYDTYVMNVSKLNSFSARRVVVSSFFFSQEAVYNFFINMPVKRLEVRETSIIHMTCPKSPSPIVELDFSSCSMSDTIFSRVEDDKFVECETLGNLRELLLVGNNVRNLQLLSKRVQLMTSLQTLDLSLNSLFYNGLEECVWPSNIINMTLVSNGLTHSVFKCLPKGLQTLDLENNRISVVPSSILKMENLTSLNLNLNRLRDLPECHNFPILNKLLLRSNSLHVPSVQKLQSCPRLTTMDASSNPFTCTCALREFISFGIKSEEKSVAGLELLGWPHDYYCIYPEDVRDSILKDILFQEVFCDPGILAVTILCPSVILIASVAGLCYCLDVRWYIRMICQWTRAKHRARRQQLRPEDLAGIQFHAFVSFSQKDADWVHNSLLPYLEGPGGGLRICHHEKNFVPGKTIFENIMGCVQKSRRSMFVLSAHFVKSEWCHYELYFASHQHVARRTDGIVLVLLEPLPQYTIPSKYYQLKAMMKDHTYLEWPQDKAKHRLFWANLRAALQADLPDAPAETRA; encoded by the coding sequence ATGAGGCTGATGAAGGCTGCCCTCTGGGCAGCAGTCACGATGGTGGGATTCCTGCAAGGGGCCTCTTCAACAGACAGCGTTGTTGACTACTCATCCAAAAATCTCTCCTCTGTTCCAAGAGACCTGCCACCAACGGTGGAGTTTTTAGACCTTTCAAACAACCACATAAAGAAACTTCACAAGGGAGACTTTGAAAAGACAACTCTCCTAAAGTTCCTGAATGTGTCATGGAATACCCTGGAGGAGATCGATCCAGAGACCTTCCTCAACACGCCACTCCTGCAGGATCTGGACCTGTCACACAACCTGCTGAAAAACCTGTCAGGTCAGCACTATCTGCTGCACACAGGGAACCTTCTGTTGCTCAATCTGGCCTGTAACATGTTTCCAACTATGACTCTAGGTAGTTCATTCTGTACCCTGGGAAAACTGAAGAGATTAGCAGTGGGAGCAAAAAACATCAGTATGGGTGATTTCAAGAACATTGCTGGACTGAAACTAAATATCCTGACCCTTTGGATGGAGGATGAACCGGTTTATGAGGCAGGTAGCCTGAAAGATGTTCAGGCTCAAAGGCTTCAGCTAACCTTCACTCATAACCAAATAGTTGGGCACAGCGTGGTTGAAGATGCACTGTCACTCTTTGACCAAGTTGAATTGATGAATTTGACAAGTGGCTACTGGAAACTAACcaagcagctgacagagagaaTAGAGATCCACACCTCTCGCTTCTATCTCACCAACATATCAATCCCATGGCAAGACTTAACTCAATTTGTCAATGTGATTCTGCAGACATCTCTAACCCACTTAGGTGCATCTGATGTGACATTAACCAACTTGCCTTTTTACGACACTTATGTGATGAATGTATCTAAACTGAATTCCTTTTCAGCCAGAAGGGTGGTGGtcagctccttcttcttctcacaAGAGGCTGTGTACAACTTTTTTATTAACATGCCAGTGAAGAGACTGGAAGTCAGAGAGACTTCAATCATACACATGACATGCCCAAAATCACCAAGTCCAATCGTAGAGCTGGACTTTTCCTCTTGTTCTATGTCTGACACCATCTTTTCCAGGGTAGAGGACGACAAATTTGTGGAATGTGAGACTCTGGGTAATCTGAGGGAATTGCTCTTGGTCGGTAACAATGTTAGAAATCTTCAGCTGTTGAGCAAACGTGTTCAGTTAATGACGTCCCTGCAAACTCTTGACCTCAGCCTGAACTCTCTGTTTTATAATGGTCTAGAAGAGTGTGTTTGGCCATCTAACATCATCAATATGACTCTGGTTTCTAATGGTTTGACAcactctgtttttaaatgtctacCAAAAGGATTACAGACACTGGACCTTGAGAACAACCGGATTTCTGTGGTGCCATCATCCAtcttgaaaatggaaaatctgaCATCTCTGAATCTGAATTTAAACAGGCTGCGGGATCTACCTGAATGTCATAACTTCCCTATACTGAATAAACTTCTCCTGAGGTCAAATTCCCTCCATGTTCCATCTGTGCAGAAGCTCCAAAGTTGCCCCAGACTGACGACCATGGATGCCAGTTCTAACCCCTTCACCTGCACCTGCGCGCTGAGAGAGTTCATTAGCTTTGGCATCAAATCTGAAGAGAAGAGCGTGGCAGGACTTGAACTGCTGGGATGGCCACATGATTATTATTGCATCTATCCAGAGGATGTTAGGGACTCCATCCTGAAAGACATCTTATTCCAAGAGGTCTTCTGTGATCCTGGCATTCTGGCAGTGACCATTCTGTGCCCATCAGTGATATTGATTGCGTCAGTTGCAGGTTTGTGCTACTGTTTGGATGTTCGCTGGTACATACGCATGATCTGCCAGTGGACCAGAGCCAAACATCGTGCCAGAAGACAACAACTGCGACCAGAGGACCTTGCAGGTATTCAGTTTCATGCTTTTGTATCCTTCAGCCAGAAGGACGCCGACTGGGTGCACAATTCCCTCCTTCCCTACCTGGAAGGTCCTGGAGGAGGGCTCAGGATATGCCATCATGAGAAAAACTTTGTGCCAGGAAAGACAATTTTCGAGAACATCATGGGCTGTGTGCAGAAAAGTCGGCGCTCCATGTTTGTGCTCTCTGCTCACTTTGTCAAGAGCGAATGGTGTCATTATGAGCTGTACTTCGCCAGCCACCAACACGTTGCTAGGAGAACAGACGGTATTGTCCTGGTGCTGCTAGAACCACTGCCTCAATATACTATCCCATCCAAGTACTATCAGCTGAAGGCCATGATGAAGGATCACACGTATTTGGAATGGCCGCAAGATAAGGCTAAACACAGGCTGTTCTGGGCCAACCTGAGGGCTGCCCTACAGGCAGACCTGCCAGATGCCCCTGCCGAAACAAGGGCATAA